Proteins from one Pleuronectes platessa chromosome 16, fPlePla1.1, whole genome shotgun sequence genomic window:
- the LOC128458675 gene encoding phosphoribosyl pyrophosphate synthase-associated protein 2 codes for MNHRKGGLVIFTGNSHPASREMSKRIAERLGVELGKVQVYQEANRETRVQIQESVRGKDVFVIQTVSKDVNTTIMELLIMVYACRTSCARSITGVLPYFPYSKQCKMRKRGSIVSKLMASMMCKAGLTHLITMDLHQKEIQGFFEIPVDNLRASPFLLQYIQEEIPDYRNAVIVAKSPSSAKRAQSFAERLRLGLVVIHGEAQDAESDQVDGRHSPPTVKSTGAIHPSMDIPLLIPKEKPPITVVGDVGGRIAIIVDDIIDDVGSFVAAADTLKERGAYKIYVMATHGILSSDAPRFIEESVIDEVVVTNTIPHELQKLQCPKIKTVDISIILSEAIRRIHNGESMSYLFRNIGVDD; via the exons ATGAACCACAGGAAGGGCGGCCTGGTCATCTTCACCGGCAACTCGCACCCGGCCAGCCGCGAGATGAGCAAGAGGATCGCAGA gcggTTAGGGGTGGAGCTTGGGAAGGTGCAGGTGTACCAGGAAGCCAACAGAG AAACACGGGTTCAGATCCAGGAGTCGGTGCGAGGCAAAGACGTGTTTGTGATCCAGACCGTGTCCAA GGACGTGAACACCACCATCATGGAGCTGCTGATCATGGTGTACGCCTGCAGGACGTCCTGCGCCAGAAGCATCACGGGAGTCCTCCCCTACTTCCCCTACAGCAAGCAGTgtaagatgaggaagaggggcTCCATCGTCTCCAAGCTCATGGCCTCTATGATGTGTAAAGCTG GTCTCACCCACCTGATCACCATGGACCTGCATCAGAAAGAGATTCAGGGCTTCTTTGAAATCCCAGTGGACAATCTGAGAGCGTCGCCCTTCCTGCTGCAGTACATTCAGGAGGAG ATCCCTGACTACAGAAATGCTGTGATTGTGGCCAAATCCCCGTCTTCTGCCAAAAG GGCTCAGTCATTTGCAGAGCGACTGCGTCTGGGTCTGGTTGTGATCCACGGTGAAGCTCAGGATGCAGAGTCCGACCAGGTGGACGGGCGACACTCTCCTCCCACCGTCAAGTCCACCGGAGCCATTCACCCCAGCATGGACATACCAt TGTTGATCCCTAAAGAGAAACCTCCCATCACCGTGGTCGGGGATGTAGGAGGACGCATCGCCATCATCGTG GATGACATCATCGATGACGTGGGCAGCTTCGTGGCGGCGGCCGACACGCTGAAGGAACGAGGAGCGTACAAGATCTACGTGATGGCCACGCACGGCATCCTCTCCTCCGACGCCCCCAGGTTCATCGAGGAGTCTGTGATCGACGAG GTGGTGGTGACCAACACGATTCCCCACGAGCTCCAGAAGCTCCAGTGTCCCAAAATCAAAACTGTCGACATCAGCATCATCCTGTCAGAGGCCATCCGCCGCATCCACAACGGAGAGTCCATGTCCTACCTGTTCCGCAACATAGGAGTGGACgactga